A genomic window from Candidatus Latescibacterota bacterium includes:
- a CDS encoding HD domain-containing protein: MSGSVLKTLPVQYKILKKCTDEMAKLLLQVRLFPPEHPSVNLFLDKVYLSITEMMSNNKGISLRLVRNSMCLLNFEYDLHRSEDRNVHVLLSSLKKLSIGELEFRPELERIELLAFMEIAASAVKDDRSFDYNSAWAKIRNIKIRHGAPDVCRPEPETEIRHERKMISLEPESPTNLSAESVIGQEVGNVLEKLEKIQSVEGRAARKIILGLVENEVANNTLILFLKSLRAYDDYTFAHSVNVSVISMAQARHIGLDEVEIGRVGLAAIMHDIGKIYVPRRIIKKTEKLTPSEWQIIRRHPVDGARLLKEEGVEEHIWRVAYEHHMRYDLGGYPTPESSRKVLEGSQIVRIADTYDALTTKRAYRRQISPYEAIKLMSRTRGAEFHPGYFDMFLHMMGNIPIGSTLELESGEKVLVIDINTDKGALPIVRVLMDADGRHVSEKIILDLNDNRSRAGGIGKYRIKSVENNPVRDVEVGKYFVPKV, translated from the coding sequence ATGTCGGGCTCGGTCCTTAAAACTCTGCCAGTGCAATACAAGATCCTGAAAAAGTGTACTGATGAGATGGCGAAGCTTCTTCTGCAGGTAAGGCTTTTCCCGCCAGAACATCCATCTGTGAATCTGTTTCTGGACAAAGTATATTTGTCGATTACGGAAATGATGAGCAATAATAAGGGCATTTCACTGAGACTGGTCAGAAATTCGATGTGTCTGCTCAATTTCGAGTACGACCTTCACAGGAGCGAGGACAGGAATGTCCATGTACTCCTTAGTTCGTTGAAGAAACTTTCCATAGGGGAACTCGAGTTCAGGCCCGAACTCGAAAGGATAGAATTGCTGGCCTTTATGGAGATTGCGGCTTCCGCAGTTAAAGATGACAGGTCTTTCGACTACAACAGTGCCTGGGCGAAAATCCGAAACATCAAGATCAGGCATGGAGCACCCGATGTATGCAGACCCGAACCGGAAACTGAAATCAGGCACGAAAGGAAAATGATTTCCCTCGAACCGGAATCCCCGACGAATTTATCCGCGGAGAGTGTGATAGGACAGGAAGTGGGTAATGTCCTGGAAAAACTCGAAAAGATCCAGTCAGTGGAAGGTAGAGCGGCCAGAAAGATTATACTTGGGCTGGTCGAGAACGAAGTAGCCAATAATACTCTGATCCTGTTTCTGAAATCTCTGAGAGCTTATGATGACTACACGTTCGCGCATTCCGTGAACGTTTCTGTGATCTCCATGGCCCAGGCGCGACATATCGGGCTGGACGAGGTCGAAATCGGTAGAGTCGGGCTTGCAGCTATCATGCACGATATAGGGAAGATCTATGTTCCCAGGAGAATAATCAAAAAGACAGAGAAACTTACGCCCTCTGAATGGCAGATCATCAGGCGACACCCGGTCGATGGCGCACGACTCCTTAAAGAAGAGGGAGTAGAAGAGCATATCTGGCGTGTAGCTTATGAACATCATATGCGCTATGACCTGGGTGGATATCCGACCCCGGAAAGTAGCAGGAAAGTCTTGGAGGGAAGTCAGATAGTCAGGATCGCCGACACGTACGATGCTCTGACGACAAAGAGAGCCTATAGACGACAGATAAGCCCCTATGAAGCAATAAAACTGATGTCCCGTACCAGAGGGGCGGAATTCCATCCTGGATATTTCGATATGTTTCTTCACATGATGGGGAATATTCCAATCGGAAGTACACTTGAACTGGAGAGCGGCGAAAAAGTACTCGTCATAGATATAAATACGGACAAAGGTGCGTTGCCGATCGTCAGAGTCCTGATGGACGCGGATGGACGGCATGTCAGTGAAAAGATAATACTCGATCTGAACGATAACCGATCCCGTGCGGGGGGGATCGGAAAATACAGAATTAAAAGTGTTGAAAACAATCCTGTGAGAGATGTCGAGGTAGGAAAATATTTTGTACCGAAGGTATAA
- a CDS encoding nitroreductase family protein — translation MDLYEVIRMRTSVRAYKPDAVEKEKLEKVLDAARLAPSGKNGQPWTFIVITEEETRKKLVPACKKQAFIGEAPVVIAVCGKEEEAYGKMGGYWNSLPVDIGIAVEHLMLAAEAEGLGTCWIGAFMEEEVREILGVPADIKIVALTPLGYPAGERRFRPRKKLEEIIMSERWEER, via the coding sequence ATGGATCTGTATGAAGTGATCAGGATGAGGACAAGCGTCAGAGCTTATAAACCGGACGCTGTAGAGAAAGAAAAACTGGAAAAGGTGCTTGATGCAGCTCGGCTGGCGCCATCCGGGAAAAATGGTCAGCCCTGGACGTTCATTGTTATTACTGAAGAAGAGACGCGAAAGAAACTTGTTCCCGCCTGCAAGAAACAGGCTTTCATCGGGGAAGCTCCGGTTGTCATAGCCGTATGCGGAAAAGAAGAAGAAGCTTACGGCAAGATGGGTGGGTACTGGAACAGTCTACCTGTAGATATAGGGATAGCAGTAGAACACCTGATGCTGGCAGCCGAGGCTGAAGGGCTCGGTACCTGCTGGATTGGTGCTTTTATGGAAGAGGAAGTTCGGGAGATCCTCGGGGTTCCAGCTGATATCAAGATAGTAGCTCTTACTCCATTAGGCTATCCAGCAGGAGAACGCCGTTTCAGACCAAGAAAAAAGCTGGAAGAGATAATAATGTCTGAAAGGTGGGAAGAGAGATGA
- a CDS encoding GWxTD domain-containing protein: MKTVFSLFMIFLLMLCACTPYRDIPVDKDFLNPLSGLDTLNIKNSINDVKESLRFRPEDPSLHRKLAIYYRLMATPYSRAISIEEIDRAIALDPDDPLNHVERGLTLYAMRFIGDAEAAMKQAIKLDPGFFHAWFQLGRIEKDRYLVNMCFTERKENAISYFKKAYNIDDTHEETLYNLGLLHCLRRMYKTSKKYASRASTLHPDNPKHHLLLGTILFRMGLFEDAAKEYDTALILMDDLENSYYLDTAPLLPFKQREEYLKWPETQGRKWSGRFWLRNDPTPATELNERLLEHYERVFLARELLTHDRLGLDGAETARGLALISYGLPDKFLYNLGGGLHGSMVAWEYCGEGTGFTLYFQDEFLNGNYHIPIDPAFISIATATQNILNSVPQSYEYPVAFIPAGIHVASARRMLASGNTDLEFSIAIPDSAIDDPGTDFTLVLSIFDFDLNRIIYEIHRIRPDTLLSFKRGEESYRLFNFNIGMIPPSGKCDMAIELTGGKPYRRATCEREIEIGDLSWDKPGASDIRFTLSLSEVGCTSLLDPIPAYDHGTRLCLSYDIYNLSRGQDNLSRYRLTYAIKTVSKSAEDYSGIRKTLWWIARSARGGSDDVSPFISSSLEQSIDSPHVTDALQIELGSIEPGRYVLTLDIEDIVSGGTIRREREFVIKD; encoded by the coding sequence ATGAAGACCGTTTTTTCACTTTTTATGATCTTTCTGCTCATGCTCTGTGCCTGCACTCCGTATAGAGACATACCTGTAGATAAGGACTTCCTGAACCCTTTATCCGGCCTGGATACCCTCAATATTAAAAACAGTATTAATGACGTGAAGGAGTCGTTGCGATTCAGGCCCGAAGACCCTTCTCTTCATCGCAAGCTGGCAATCTACTACAGACTGATGGCGACTCCTTATTCACGAGCAATATCTATAGAAGAGATCGATCGGGCCATTGCGCTCGATCCTGATGACCCACTGAATCATGTTGAAAGAGGTCTCACCCTTTACGCTATGAGATTCATTGGAGACGCGGAAGCCGCAATGAAACAGGCCATCAAGCTTGATCCCGGGTTTTTTCACGCGTGGTTTCAGCTGGGCAGGATCGAAAAGGACAGATACCTCGTCAACATGTGTTTCACTGAGCGCAAGGAAAACGCGATAAGTTATTTCAAAAAGGCCTACAATATCGACGACACTCACGAAGAGACTCTATACAATCTCGGGCTGCTTCACTGCTTGAGAAGGATGTACAAGACTTCGAAAAAATACGCTTCGAGAGCTTCGACCCTTCATCCTGATAATCCAAAACATCACCTGTTGCTGGGGACGATACTGTTCAGGATGGGATTGTTCGAAGACGCGGCAAAGGAATATGATACAGCATTGATACTCATGGACGACCTGGAAAATTCTTATTATCTCGATACTGCCCCTCTTCTGCCTTTCAAGCAGAGAGAAGAATACCTCAAGTGGCCGGAAACACAGGGAAGGAAATGGAGCGGACGGTTCTGGCTCCGTAACGATCCGACACCTGCTACGGAACTGAATGAACGACTCCTTGAGCATTATGAAAGAGTCTTTTTAGCCAGGGAACTATTAACTCACGACAGGCTGGGGTTGGATGGCGCCGAGACTGCGAGAGGACTCGCCCTTATCAGCTACGGCCTTCCCGACAAGTTTCTATACAACCTCGGCGGTGGCCTGCACGGCTCTATGGTTGCCTGGGAATACTGCGGTGAGGGTACAGGATTCACTCTCTATTTCCAGGACGAATTCCTCAACGGAAACTATCATATCCCGATAGACCCGGCTTTTATCTCAATTGCCACAGCCACGCAGAACATATTAAATTCGGTTCCGCAGTCGTATGAGTATCCTGTAGCCTTCATCCCGGCTGGAATTCATGTCGCGTCCGCCAGGAGGATGCTTGCATCCGGAAATACGGACCTGGAATTCTCGATTGCTATCCCTGATTCGGCTATCGACGATCCAGGCACCGATTTCACTCTTGTTCTCTCAATATTCGATTTCGATCTTAACAGGATCATCTATGAGATACACCGGATCAGACCTGACACCCTTCTCTCTTTTAAGCGCGGCGAGGAATCGTATCGCCTTTTTAACTTCAACATTGGCATGATCCCGCCTTCCGGAAAATGTGATATGGCGATCGAACTAACTGGCGGCAAACCTTACAGACGGGCGACTTGTGAAAGAGAAATAGAGATCGGAGACCTTTCGTGGGACAAACCCGGAGCGAGCGACATCAGGTTTACACTTTCCCTTTCGGAGGTTGGCTGTACATCCCTCCTGGACCCTATACCGGCCTACGATCACGGGACCAGGCTTTGTCTCTCATACGACATATACAACCTTTCCAGAGGCCAGGATAATTTATCCAGGTACAGGCTCACATACGCCATAAAGACTGTCTCAAAGTCAGCTGAAGATTATAGCGGAATAAGAAAGACTCTGTGGTGGATAGCAAGAAGCGCGAGAGGTGGCTCAGACGATGTCAGCCCATTCATATCCAGCTCGCTGGAGCAGAGTATAGACTCACCTCATGTCACCGACGCTCTTCAGATCGAACTTGGATCGATAGAACCAGGACGTTATGTCCTGACTCTTGATATAGAAGACATTGTCAGCGGAGGTACCATAAGAAGGGAAAGAGAATTCGTCATCAAAGACTGA
- a CDS encoding response regulator produces the protein MTQRVLIVDDEMHLAKILQFTLNHAGYEASIAYDGKEALETIERESFDLVILDLMLPLIDGYKVCNRIKSDENLKHMPVIILSARDFEREVLEEPLDADILLQKPFNIEVLLDHISSLLQMV, from the coding sequence ATGACTCAAAGAGTCCTGATCGTAGATGATGAAATGCATCTTGCGAAAATCCTGCAGTTTACGCTTAATCACGCTGGATATGAAGCAAGCATTGCTTATGACGGGAAAGAGGCGCTGGAGACGATCGAGAGAGAATCGTTCGACCTCGTAATCCTTGATCTGATGCTTCCCCTGATAGATGGGTACAAAGTATGTAACAGGATCAAGAGTGACGAGAATCTAAAACATATGCCGGTCATCATCCTGTCCGCGAGGGATTTCGAGAGAGAAGTCCTGGAAGAGCCTCTGGATGCCGACATCCTTCTGCAGAAACCGTTCAATATAGAAGTCCTGCTGGACCACATCTCATCTTTGCTACAAATGGTATGA